Within Bradymonas sediminis, the genomic segment GTTATAAGCCACGCCAAGCGCGCAAATGTCCATAAATTCAAATTATCGAATTGCGCCGCCCCACAAGGCGTTGAATCGCTACGATCGACGAGTCGGCGCGGGGGTGAATGATTGCGGAACCGTGGTTGACGAATCACTTCCGAGTTGCGTAGGTTCGCGGTCTTGACGACCTCCTCCAAAAATAGCAGTGGGAAGCAGCAGTGACGTCTTCATCAGTAGCAAAAATGCATATTTTGACGGTCTTTGGCACCCGCCCCGAGGCCATTAAGATGGCGCCGGTGGTGCGCGAGTTGGCGGCGCGAATAGGATAAGAACTGGCCAACATCCTCTAAGAGCGTTCATAACGCTACTTTCGGCGGACGCCCCAATACGGCACAAATTTTGCGCAAATTTGGAGCAAAGATGTCATATTGGATATGGCGTTCGGGCGATTTTCATGCGCCAAACTCATAGGCATGTGTTTCTGACGCAATGTATTGCGGTTTTACGGGCTAATTGGACGATTTCATCTCGTCATGGCGTATGACTGCTTTCGGGTATGACACGCCGAGTCTCCCGAGCGCGGGCGAATTGACTCGCACCCCCGATTTGCATAGGTTTCGCATCTTGATGATCCCTTAAAGTATTGCGGGAAAGATGTTGGTTAATGATTTAACAGGTCTCCATCCGCAACTCATCTAAAATAACTACGAATTCCCAAACCATCTCATTGTGGCCTTATCGCCGTAACAGAAAATGACAAAAACAACAAAAAAAGCACTCATCACCGGGATTACCGGACAAGACGGCTCCTACCTCGCCGAACTTCTGCTCGAAAAGGGCTACGAAGTTCACGGGATCGTGCGCCGCTCCAGCTCCTTTAATACCCAGCGCCTCGAGCATATTTACCAGGATCCGCATACCCGCGATCAGCGGCTCTTTTTGCATTATGGCGACCTCTCGGATGCCTCGAATCTCTCGCGGCTTATGGAGACCATTGAGCCCGACGAGATCTATAACCTCGGCGCCCAGAGCCACGTGCAGGTATCCTTTGAGGTGCCTGATTATACGGCTCAAGTCAGCGGCCTCGGCACGTTGCGCCTGCTCGACGCCATCAAAGAAACCGGCATCGACACCAAATTTTACCAGGCCTCGACCAGCGAGCTTTACGGGCTTGTGCAGGAAGTCCCTCAGTCTGAGACCACACCGTTCTACCCGCGCTCGCCGTATGCCGTGGCGAAATTATACGCCTATTGGATCACGGTGAATTATCGCGAAGCCTATGGCATTCACGCCTCGAACGGCACCCTCTTTAACCATGAAAGCCCGCGGCGCGGCAAAACCTTTGTGACCCGCAAGATCACCCGCGCGGTCGCGCGAATTAAGCACGGGCTGCAAGAGCGTCTCTATCTCGGAAACCTCGACGCCAAGCGCGACTGGGGCTACGCGCCCGAATATGTCATGGGCATGTGGATGATGATGCAGCAGGACAAGCCCGACGATTATGTGCTCGCCACCGGTGAGACCACGACCGTGCGCGACTTCGCGCAGTGGGCGTTTGAGCGCGCCGATATGCCGATCCGCTGGGAAGGCGAGGGCGTCGACGAAAAGGGATACCACGCTGAGACGGGCAAGCTGCTCGTCGAGGTAGACCCCGCGTATTTTCGCCCCACCGAGGTCGACCTGCTGCTGGGCGACCCCTCCAAGGCAAAGAAGGCATTTGGCTGGGAGGCAAAAACCCCGGTCCAGGAACTCTGCAATATCATGGTCGACCACGACCTGGGCATGGTCGAGCGGCTCGTGACGCTGCGCGAAGCCGGCTACGATGTGATCGAGCAAGGCGTCGACTAAATATCATCTCTCTTCAAGGAGCGCGGGTGTCCCCACCCGCATCGCGCGTAGCGCGATACCCCATAGATTGAAGCGTAGAGAGCGCCCGGGCCGGAGAGCCACAACCACCACAAAAGCTCATAAAAATGACCACCCAAACAAAAACATACCGCCGCATGACCCCAGACGCACGCGTCTACGTCGCCGGCCACCGCGGCCTCGTCGGCTCGGCGCTCGTGCGTCGACTCGAGCGCGCCGGCTATAAAAATATCATCACCCGAACCAGCAGCGAACTGGACCTGACCCGCCAGGCCGACGTCGAAGCATTCTTCGCCGCCGAAGACCCCGAGTTCGTCCTACTCGCTGCCGCAAAGGTCGGCGGAATCCTGGCCAATGACACCTATCGCGGCGAGTTCATTCGTGACAACTTGCTGATCCAGACCAACGTCATCGACGCCGCCCGCCGCCACGGCGTACAGCGCCTTTTATTCCTGGGCTCAAGCTGCATCTACCCGCGCGACTGCCCCCAGCCGATGCGCGAGGACTCCCTACTCACCGGCCCGCTGGAGTCGACCAACGAGGCCTACGCCATCGCAAAGATCGCGGGCCTGAAGATGTGCGAGGCGTTCAACTCCCAATACGGGACGAAATACCTCAGCGTCATGCCCACCAATCTCTACGGCCCGAACGACAATTTTGACCTCGAGACAAGCCACGTCCTCCCCGCGTTCATCCGTAAATTCCACGAAGCCAAACTCCGCCAGGAGCAGACCGGCGAGCCGGCCGAAGTTGTTATTTGGGGCACCGGCACGCCGAAGCGTGAGTTTTTGTATGTCGACGACCTGGCCGACGCCTGCGTCTTCTTGCTCGAGCAAACCGATCACGTTGAACTCACGAATATCGGCGTCGGTCACGATATCTCGATCGCTGAGTTGGCGGCGCTGGTCGCCGATGTTGTCGGATTTGAGGGAACGCTTTCGAAGGATGCCACGAAGCCTGATGGGACGCCGCGGAAGCTGATGGACGTGTCGCAGCTCAATGCGTTGGGTTGGGAGGCGAAGGTCGGTCTTCGTGAGGGGATTGAGTTGGCGTATGCGTGGTTCCAGAAATCCAGTTGATAAATTGAAATCCCCAATAGAGTCAAAGAAAACGTCAATTTATTCGCGCTCGCCCGCCTGGGTGAGGTATCTTGGCGCGCCTTTTGTTCGTATTCTCGAACGTAGCAAAGTGCTTCAGAAAATCGTTGCCAACACTGGCTGGTTGATTATGGAGAAAGGCGTCTCCATGATTGTCGGCTTTTTCGTGGCAGTGTGGGTTATTCGGTATCTCGGGCCCGAGTTATTTGGAAAATTCAGCTATGCGATGAGTATGGTTGGGTTATTCGGTGCAATCGCAACGCTTGGTTTAGATAATATTGTCATTCGTAATATCGTGCGTGGAGATGCGGACGAAGGCGAATTACTCGCGACAACTGGTGTTTTGAAATTTTTTGGGGGCATCGCTGCGACCGGACTCGCGATCGGTTCCGTACTTTTACTCGGACAGGATCGAGAAACAACCTTATTGGTTGCGATTTTCGGTGGAAGCATAATTCTTGCGGGCCTCGGCGTCCCGGATCTTTGGTTTCAAGCAAAAATCCGTTCAAAATATTCGGTAGGCGTCCGCCTCGGAACATTGCTATTTACCAATATCTGCAAAGTAGCGTTGATTCTGGCGGGTGCATCCATATTCGCGTTTGCTCTTGTCTATCCTATTGGTGCGTTATTCAGCGGCGTTTGTTTTGTCGCGCTCTTGAAAATAAGGACATCAAAGTCGTTTCGACTACGGCCGCGTATGGCGCTTGTTGGCGAATTGCTTCGAGATTCATGGCCTCTGATTATTTCAGGCTTATCTATCGCGCTTTATATGAAAAGCGATCAGATTATGCTTGGTGAAATGTTGGATGTTCGCGAAGTTGGGCTGTATGCAACCGCCGTAAAGCTCTCCGAAATGTGGTATTTCTTTCCAATGGTTATCGCGGGGTCGGTCTTTCCGGCGATTATTCAAGCGAAAGAAGGTGCGTCTGTTGAAACGTATCACCGTCGTATGCAGGCATTTTATGACATTATGGTGGTGATATCATTGGCGATTGTAGTGCCGATGACTTTTCTGGCTGGTCTGATTGTCTCGGTGATGTTTGGGGTGGAATATGAAGGGGCTGGGGCGATTCTTCGTATCCATATCTGGGCGTTTGTCTTTGTGGCACTTGGAGTATCTCGAGGGAAATGGCTTATTGCAGAGAATATGACGCGCTTTGCGATGGTGGCGACGCTTATTGGAGCCGTTATAAATA encodes:
- a CDS encoding flippase — its product is MRGSRNPVDKLKSPIESKKTSIYSRSPAWVRYLGAPFVRILERSKVLQKIVANTGWLIMEKGVSMIVGFFVAVWVIRYLGPELFGKFSYAMSMVGLFGAIATLGLDNIVIRNIVRGDADEGELLATTGVLKFFGGIAATGLAIGSVLLLGQDRETTLLVAIFGGSIILAGLGVPDLWFQAKIRSKYSVGVRLGTLLFTNICKVALILAGASIFAFALVYPIGALFSGVCFVALLKIRTSKSFRLRPRMALVGELLRDSWPLIISGLSIALYMKSDQIMLGEMLDVREVGLYATAVKLSEMWYFFPMVIAGSVFPAIIQAKEGASVETYHRRMQAFYDIMVVISLAIVVPMTFLAGLIVSVMFGVEYEGAGAILRIHIWAFVFVALGVSRGKWLIAENMTRFAMVATLIGAVINIGLNLVLIPAMGGVGAAWATLIAYMISAYFSSLLIPETRIAFKQMTYSLFLPFRIRELKYAIKSFKK
- the gmd gene encoding GDP-mannose 4,6-dehydratase; translated protein: MTKTTKKALITGITGQDGSYLAELLLEKGYEVHGIVRRSSSFNTQRLEHIYQDPHTRDQRLFLHYGDLSDASNLSRLMETIEPDEIYNLGAQSHVQVSFEVPDYTAQVSGLGTLRLLDAIKETGIDTKFYQASTSELYGLVQEVPQSETTPFYPRSPYAVAKLYAYWITVNYREAYGIHASNGTLFNHESPRRGKTFVTRKITRAVARIKHGLQERLYLGNLDAKRDWGYAPEYVMGMWMMMQQDKPDDYVLATGETTTVRDFAQWAFERADMPIRWEGEGVDEKGYHAETGKLLVEVDPAYFRPTEVDLLLGDPSKAKKAFGWEAKTPVQELCNIMVDHDLGMVERLVTLREAGYDVIEQGVD
- a CDS encoding GDP-L-fucose synthase family protein, whose translation is MTPDARVYVAGHRGLVGSALVRRLERAGYKNIITRTSSELDLTRQADVEAFFAAEDPEFVLLAAAKVGGILANDTYRGEFIRDNLLIQTNVIDAARRHGVQRLLFLGSSCIYPRDCPQPMREDSLLTGPLESTNEAYAIAKIAGLKMCEAFNSQYGTKYLSVMPTNLYGPNDNFDLETSHVLPAFIRKFHEAKLRQEQTGEPAEVVIWGTGTPKREFLYVDDLADACVFLLEQTDHVELTNIGVGHDISIAELAALVADVVGFEGTLSKDATKPDGTPRKLMDVSQLNALGWEAKVGLREGIELAYAWFQKSS